atatatatatatatatacatatatatatatatatatatatatatacatatatatatacatatatacatatatacatatatacatatatacatatatatatatatatatatatatatatatatatatatatatatatatatgaatatacatacatatttatacatacatacatatatatatatatatatatatatatatatatatatatatatatataattatgtgtatgtgtgtgctcactgtgtgtgtgtgtgtgtgtgtgtgtgtggatgtatgtatgtatgtatgtatatataatatgtatataaatttatatttatatatattatttgtatacatagtatatatacatgtatatgtgtgtatttgtatatgtttatatatataatacatatataatacatataatacatatatacatatatacatatatacatatatacatacacacatatatgcatatatacatatatatatatatatatatatatatatatatatatatatatatatatatatatatatatatatatatatatatatatgtgtgtgtgtgtgtgtgtgtgtgtttgtgtgtgtgtgtgtgtgtgtgtgtgtgtgtgtgtgtgtgtgtgtgtgtgtgtgtgtgtgtgtttcttttatttgGCAAGTTAGCGAGATTGTTCATGACACAAGCAAATAATCTTTTAGCTTCGCACTGCGTGGCAAGATATTTATGTTGTAAGGTAAACGGAGCAATCTTTGTTATGGAATCTTGTAGAAATTTTCTTTTACTGTAACGATAGGCATTCTGTGGCGACTAAAGCGTTGTGTAGTGCCTGGCCGTGTTTCCTCATTCTTGTTTGGACTGTACATACATTCTGCTTTGAATAAGACTATATCTAGGCTTGAGTCTAACGTGGAGTTCTGATGCACTGGAAAGTAAAGACAGTTCAGAGTGCATTTTGATCTTTCAGGGAAAATCACTTTGAAGCTcagtgaaagtaatagtaattctAAGTGTACTTTGTTATTAAAGCTGTGAGTGGCATTGAGAGAGCAACTACacaactcctcctcttctgttctgTTTTAGGCCCTCCTCTGCCCACCCAGTGATTTCAGCAGGAACCAGGAACCGCGCGCGCTCGCCGCCTTCGGCGCTCCGTCCCGCCAGGCCAACGCGTCGGGGACCGACGGGCTCCCGAGCAGAACCGCCTTCGCCCAGCTGCCGGGGAGCTCCCGACCGGCAGCCGGCCACGGGTATTCGAGCGCGAGAGCCAATGCTGGAGACTTGGACTCTCTCTTGGTCAacttcggcggcggcggcggcgcgcagGGGGGCGCCTTCGAgggccccgccgccgccgcgccctcctcgtcctcttcggcCTCCTTCGCCGCCGCGGGCGCGCCCCAGGCCCAGTGCGTGTGCCCCTGGTGCCAGCGGGTGTTCTCGAAGAGCAGCAACCTCAAGCGGCACATGCTGACCCACACGGGCGAGAAGCCGCACGCGTGCCCGCTGTGCCCGTACCGCGCCGTCCAGAAGGTCCAGGTGATCCAGCACATCCGGAGCAAGCACAGCATGGACAAGGACCTGTCGAGCTCCCTCCTGGAAAAGCCAGCGGACAACTGATGGCCTTGACGTCCTTGGAGCAGGAccacgagaagaaagaagggaagcgcGGCGAAAAGAGAGTAGTTGGCGTTGCCTTGCGTGTGGTCGAAAAAAGAATCAGTTCATGTATGAACAGTTACAGAAATTGGCGGAAAAGGGAGATCGTTAGGTTGGGCATGCGTGTGgccgtgaagagagagagaaaagtcgctgaacggaaaaaaaaacaaaagaaaagaaaagaaagaaagaaaagaacaaaacagaccaaaacagaacagaacagagatCAGTAATATTTTTTCATCAACACAAACTTGGGAACTCGAAATCGGGGGCCGGATCCACTGCCATTCGCTCGGGAGGGAACTGCCGGGCTCCTTCGGCCAATGACGGGGCGGGATAACAGAACttctacgc
This portion of the Penaeus vannamei isolate JL-2024 chromosome 11, ASM4276789v1, whole genome shotgun sequence genome encodes:
- the LOC138863239 gene encoding Krueppel-like factor 16; amino-acid sequence: MTQANNLLASHCVARYLCCKALLCPPSDFSRNQEPRALAAFGAPSRQANASGTDGLPSRTAFAQLPGSSRPAAGHGYSSARANAGDLDSLLVNFGGGGGAQGGAFEGPAAAAPSSSSSASFAAAGAPQAQCVCPWCQRVFSKSSNLKRHMLTHTGEKPHACPLCPYRAVQKVQVIQHIRSKHSMDKDLSSSLLEKPADN